The following proteins come from a genomic window of Burkholderia stabilis:
- the bcsA gene encoding UDP-forming cellulose synthase catalytic subunit, with amino-acid sequence MKAAFAPRLRALGRRATDWVARGIGLPAERTLLDWLVRLFFHAPPPGRSDHARRWARVAFVRLAHEWGVLQPLSVREWLWRSIVRAPRAADGRPARDPLAWFDKYVVPVYVAGRAVGRRVNAMLERLPWVRWGGWLDARANGVGRRRWLAPLLLVAGAVLWAAAGMSPLMPGAQFAFFAIVAVLALALRRLPGHLPTLALASLALLATVRYVWWRTTQTLDFRGPVEAVAGYLLYGAEAYTWMILLLGFVQTAWPLDRPIVPLPDDPDTWPSVDIYIPTYNEPLSVVKPTVFAAQSIDWPSAKLRVYLLDDGRRPEFAAFAAEAGIDYLTRDDNRHAKAGNINRALPKTHGEYIAIFDCDHVPTRSFLQTTMGVFLRDPKCALVQTPHHFFSPDPFERNLGTFREIPNEGNLFYGLVQSGNDLWNATFFCGSCAVLRRSALEEVGGVAVETVTEDAHTALKLHRRGYTSAYLPTVQAAGLATESLAGHVKQRTRWARGMAQIFRIDNPFLGRGLGLIQRICYGNAMLHFFYGIPRLVFLTIPLAYLFFHLYFINASALALASYVIPYLVLANVANSRMQGRYRHSFWAEVYESVLAWYIALPTTVAFFSPKHGKFNVTDKGGKIDEGYVDWSTSKPYLVLFGLNVLAIAAGLWRLVADQGDEASTILITLGWTVYNLAMLGAALAVARETKQVRVTHRIAMRVPATLLLADGSTAACFTSDYSTGGLGLEAVPGLPLAVGDTLTVCVTRGDRPFPFPVRVSRVTPTHVGLSFEALTLEQERQLVQCTFGRADAWLDWHEGERVDTPLGGLKEVLRVGVEGYVRMWKGAARGLQSMLAPKLDRARD; translated from the coding sequence ATGAAGGCCGCCTTCGCGCCGCGACTGCGCGCGCTCGGCCGCCGAGCGACCGACTGGGTTGCGCGCGGCATCGGGCTGCCGGCGGAGCGCACGTTGCTCGACTGGCTCGTGCGGCTGTTCTTCCATGCACCGCCGCCCGGCCGGTCCGATCATGCGCGCCGCTGGGCACGCGTCGCGTTCGTGCGGCTCGCGCACGAGTGGGGCGTGCTGCAGCCGCTCAGCGTGCGCGAATGGTTGTGGCGCTCGATCGTGCGCGCGCCGCGCGCGGCCGATGGCCGGCCCGCGCGCGATCCGCTCGCGTGGTTCGACAAGTACGTCGTGCCGGTCTACGTGGCGGGGCGCGCGGTCGGCCGGCGCGTCAATGCGATGCTCGAACGCCTGCCGTGGGTGCGTTGGGGCGGCTGGCTCGACGCGCGCGCGAACGGCGTCGGCCGGCGCCGCTGGCTCGCGCCGCTGCTGCTCGTGGCCGGCGCGGTGCTGTGGGCCGCGGCCGGGATGTCGCCGCTGATGCCCGGCGCGCAGTTCGCGTTCTTCGCAATCGTGGCGGTGCTGGCGCTCGCGCTGCGCCGCTTGCCGGGCCACCTGCCGACGCTCGCGCTCGCATCGCTCGCGCTGCTCGCGACGGTGCGCTACGTGTGGTGGCGCACGACCCAGACGCTCGACTTCCGCGGCCCGGTCGAGGCGGTCGCCGGCTACCTGCTGTACGGCGCCGAAGCCTATACGTGGATGATCCTGCTGCTCGGCTTCGTGCAGACCGCGTGGCCGCTCGACCGGCCGATCGTGCCGCTGCCCGACGATCCCGACACCTGGCCGAGCGTCGACATCTACATCCCGACCTACAACGAGCCGCTGTCGGTCGTGAAGCCGACGGTGTTCGCCGCGCAGAGCATCGACTGGCCGAGCGCGAAGCTGCGCGTCTACCTGCTCGACGACGGCCGGCGCCCCGAGTTCGCGGCGTTCGCGGCCGAAGCGGGCATCGATTACCTGACACGCGACGACAACCGCCACGCGAAGGCCGGCAACATCAACCGCGCGCTGCCGAAGACGCACGGCGAATACATCGCGATCTTCGACTGCGATCACGTGCCGACCCGCTCGTTCCTGCAGACGACGATGGGCGTGTTCCTGCGCGACCCGAAGTGTGCGCTCGTGCAGACGCCGCACCATTTCTTCTCGCCCGATCCGTTCGAGCGCAACCTCGGCACGTTCCGCGAAATCCCGAACGAGGGCAACCTGTTCTACGGGCTCGTGCAGTCGGGCAACGACCTGTGGAACGCGACGTTCTTCTGCGGCTCGTGCGCGGTGCTCAGGCGCAGCGCGCTGGAGGAGGTCGGCGGCGTCGCGGTGGAAACCGTGACCGAGGATGCGCACACGGCGCTCAAGCTGCACCGGCGCGGCTATACGTCCGCGTACCTGCCGACCGTGCAGGCGGCCGGCCTCGCGACCGAAAGCCTCGCGGGCCACGTGAAGCAGCGCACGCGCTGGGCGCGGGGGATGGCGCAGATCTTCCGCATCGACAACCCGTTTCTCGGGCGCGGGCTCGGCCTCATCCAGCGGATCTGCTACGGCAACGCGATGCTGCACTTCTTCTACGGGATTCCGCGGCTGGTGTTCCTGACGATCCCGCTCGCGTACCTGTTCTTCCACCTGTACTTCATCAACGCGTCGGCGCTCGCGCTCGCGAGCTACGTGATTCCGTATCTCGTGCTCGCGAACGTCGCGAACTCGCGGATGCAGGGGCGCTACCGCCATTCGTTCTGGGCTGAGGTCTACGAATCGGTGCTCGCGTGGTACATCGCGTTGCCGACCACCGTCGCGTTCTTCAGCCCGAAGCACGGCAAGTTCAACGTGACCGACAAGGGCGGCAAGATCGACGAAGGCTACGTCGACTGGTCGACGTCGAAGCCGTATCTCGTGCTGTTCGGGCTGAACGTGCTCGCGATCGCGGCCGGCCTGTGGCGGCTCGTGGCCGACCAGGGCGACGAGGCGTCGACGATCCTGATCACGCTCGGCTGGACCGTCTACAACCTCGCGATGCTCGGCGCGGCGCTGGCGGTGGCGCGCGAGACCAAGCAGGTGCGCGTCACGCACCGGATCGCGATGCGCGTGCCGGCCACGCTGCTGCTCGCCGACGGCTCGACGGCCGCGTGCTTCACGAGCGACTACTCGACCGGCGGCCTCGGCCTCGAAGCCGTGCCGGGGCTGCCGCTCGCCGTCGGCGACACGCTGACGGTGTGCGTGACGCGCGGCGATCGGCCGTTCCCGTTCCCGGTGCGCGTGAGCCGCGTGACGCCGACGCACGTCGGCCTGAGTTTCGAGGCGCTGACGCTCGAACAGGAGCGCCAGCTCGTGCAGTGCACGTTCGGCCGTGCGGATGCGTGGCTCGACTGGCACGAAGGCGAGCGGGTCGACACGCCGCTCGGCGGGCTGAAGGAAGTGCTGCGCGTGGGCGTGGAAGGTTATGTGCGGATGTGGAAGGGTGCGGCGCGCGGCTTGCAGTCGATGCTGGCGCCGAAGCTCGATCGGGCGCGCGACTGA
- the bcsQ gene encoding cellulose biosynthesis protein BcsQ, producing the protein MKTIAITSTTGGAGRTTLAAALAVLLARRGRPVVAVEFDAQNLMGATLGLDSLAEHGLAQSVLGGAEPWHAHTWRNADGVLFVPYGQLDAAGAFACDARLASDSAWLSRALDEIALPADGVVLVDTARYPSPQAEQAIRRADLTLVVVPPEPAACATVAARLGALRAGGGELQIVVNRLNPARDMQRDALAMLRAVAGPASMLEQRIHVDAAVPEALARGSWIFDDAPYSQASHDLNGIANWVDAWLAAAAAGRTGAAR; encoded by the coding sequence ATGAAGACGATCGCCATTACGTCGACGACGGGCGGCGCGGGCCGCACGACGCTCGCCGCCGCGCTCGCGGTGCTGCTCGCGCGCCGCGGCCGGCCGGTCGTCGCCGTCGAATTCGATGCGCAGAACCTGATGGGCGCGACGCTCGGCCTCGACTCGCTGGCCGAACACGGCCTCGCGCAGAGCGTGCTCGGCGGCGCCGAGCCGTGGCACGCGCATACGTGGCGCAATGCCGACGGCGTGCTGTTCGTGCCGTATGGGCAGCTCGACGCGGCCGGCGCGTTCGCGTGCGACGCGCGGCTCGCGAGCGATTCCGCGTGGCTGTCGCGCGCGCTCGACGAGATCGCGCTGCCGGCCGACGGCGTCGTGCTGGTCGACACCGCGCGCTATCCGTCGCCGCAGGCCGAGCAGGCGATTCGCCGCGCGGACCTGACGCTCGTCGTCGTGCCGCCGGAGCCGGCCGCCTGCGCGACGGTGGCCGCGCGGCTCGGTGCGCTCCGGGCCGGCGGCGGCGAGTTGCAGATCGTCGTGAACCGGCTCAACCCGGCGCGCGACATGCAGCGCGACGCGCTCGCGATGCTGCGCGCGGTCGCGGGGCCCGCCTCGATGCTCGAGCAGCGGATTCACGTCGACGCGGCCGTGCCCGAAGCGCTCGCGCGCGGCAGCTGGATCTTCGACGACGCGCCGTATTCGCAGGCATCGCACGACCTGAACGGCATCGCGAACTGGGTCGATGCGTGGCTGGCGGCGGCCGCGGCGGGCCGCACGGGAGCCGCGCGATGA